In the Artemia franciscana chromosome 1, ASM3288406v1, whole genome shotgun sequence genome, one interval contains:
- the LOC136026966 gene encoding sorting nexin-12-like, which yields MEGVEATKRLTTKRQTLDDAYAEPSNFLEIDLSNPVTHPATAGKKKFTDYEVRTKTNLPIFKVREASVRRRYSDFEWLRNELERDSKIIVPPLPGKAIKRLLPFRSDEGIYEEDFIEERRKNLEVFINKVAGHPLAQNERCLHMFLFEPVIDKNYVPGKVRSN from the exons ATGGAGGGCGTCGAAGCTACAAAGAGATTAACCACCAAACGTCAAACTTTAGATGATGCATACGCGGAGCcatcaaattttttagaaattgatCTGTCAAATCCAGTAACTCATCCAGCTACTGCagggaaaaaaaagtttacagaCTATGAAGTGAGAACTAAG ACTaacctaccaattttcaaagTAAGAGAAGCAAGTGTTAGAAGACGATACAGTGATTTTGAGTGGCTTAGAAATGAATTGGAAAGAGACAGTAAAATAATTGTACCACCTCTTCCGGGAAAAGCTATCAAAAGGCTGCTACCTTTTAGGAGTGATGAGGGCATCTATGAAGAAGACTTCATTGAAGAGAGGAGGAAGAATCTGGAAGTTTTCATTAACAA GGTTGCTGGACATCCTTTGGCCCAGAACGAAAGATGtcttcatatgtttttattcgaGCCAGTTATCGACAAAAACTATGTGCCGGGCAAAGTTCGTAGCAATTAA